A stretch of DNA from Schizosaccharomyces osmophilus chromosome 2, complete sequence:
CTTTGCATTTCAAGAACAGTCTGTCGAAGAAAATGTGATCTTGAACTGTTTCAGTATTGTCGTAAACTCGTTAGGAGTACGATGTAAGCCTTACCTTCCTCAAATTGTTTCTACCATACTGTATCGTTTGAATAATAAGTCTGCAAATGTCAGAGAACAAGCTGCAGATTTAGTGTCTAGAATCGCAGTCGTGATGAGAGCTTGTGGTGAAGAAGCTTTAATGATGAAGTTGGGTGTCGTCCTATATGAATATTTAGGTGAAGAATACCCTGAGGTTTTGGGATCAATTTTAGGGTCTTTAAAGGCTATCGTTTCCGTTGTTGGTATGTCCTCAATGCAACCTCCGATTAAAGACTTGTTGCCTCGCCTCACACCTATTCTGAGAAACAGACATGAAAAGGTTCAAGAAAATACCATTGATCTTGTCGGAAGAATTGCTGACAGGGGCTCTGAGTTCGTTTCTGCTCGCGAATGGATGCGTATTTGCTTCGAGTTGATTGATATGTTGAAAGCTCATAGGAAAAGTATTCGAAGAGCAGCTATTAACACCTTTGGTTATATTTCAAAAGCTATTGGTCCGCAAGACGTTTTAGCTACATTACTAAACAACTTGAAGGTTCAAGAGCGTCAAAATCGAGTTTGTACTACGGTAGCTATTGCAATCGTAGCTGAAACTTGTATGCCGTTTACAGTCATACCTGCACTAATGGCAGATTATCGAACCCCAGAAATGAACGTTCAGAACGGTGTTTTGAAGTCTTTAGCTTTCATGTTTGAATATATTGGTGAACAAGCACGCGATTATGTTTATGCTATTACTCCTCTTTTAGCAAACGCGTTAATGGATCGGGATGCTGTTCATAGACAAACGGCAGCTTCTGTGGTGAAGCATTTGTCATTAAGCTGCGTAGGTTTAGGAGTTGAAGATGCAATGGTTCATTTACTAAATCTTCTTTGGCCAaatattttggaagagtctCCTCATGTCATAAATGCTGTACGAGAAGGTATTGATGGAATTCGGAATTGTGTTGGTGTAGGTGTCGTTCAGGCTTATTTAATGCAAGGACTCTTTCATCCAAGTCGGAAAGTTCGCAATACTTACTGGACCTCGTATAATTCTGCGTACGTCCAAAGTGCTGATGCTATGGTCCCTTACTATCCACATGTTGAAGATGATCAATTCAACTCATTCGAATTTAAACCATTGCATATTTGTATTTAACAAAAAGTGGAGTTACGAACAAGTTATAATGTTATtaaaatttggatttgagATGGTCTGTACATATATGTATAATAAGATTTGTTATTCTTATAATTTTTAGGAAGggaaggaaaacaaaaaacaatataTATTAAAATTAACATACATAATGATTCACATTAATAGCGCTAAAGAATAAATAGTAATTAGCTCAGTAGGAAATTCCCATTCCTAACCAAATAATAAGAAGTAAATTCAACGCAGTAAGAAACATCCAAATTAGCCAAGTAAATATAGTCATGGGCCAACCCAAGCTTAAATCATGAACATCTCTTATGATTTCACCAGTTTCTTCATCAACTTTCTCTGAGTAAATTGACATTACCTTTCGAGAGCACGTAAACATTACAAGAGGGAACGTTAAAATAGGCAACAAGATGGAAAGGCAAACTTGACTAGCGTTTAAAACTTTGTTTAGTCCGCTTTGACCTACAGCAGCCGCAACGACTAGACAAGGGATGATGGCTATAGATCTGGTAAGGGTTCTTCGGATCCAAGGACGTAAATTCCAGTTGATGTAGCCTTCACTAACCATTTGGCCCGCAATAGTACAAACATAACCGGCACTCATAccagaaaataaaagggCTACCGCAAAGAGCTTACCACAAGAAAGAGACACATATTTGGTAAGCAAAtcgaaaatggaaaaaaggtCTGAGGTGTCAGCGTTGCTAGTGTTATAAAAGACAGCTCCTGCAACAATTAAAATACTGGAATTGGTAAACAAGGCAAATGTAAAGAGTGAAAGTACGACTTCAACTACTGAGTAAGTCAAAGAATGCCTTATGGTTTGGATAGAAGGCCTATAGTCGGAGCAATCTCCCGTGGCAACATAATTTCCTGATCGAACATCGAAATCCCTTAAACGGGTTTGCACAAGACCGGATCctagaaacaaagaatgaGGCATAACAGTAGCTCCGAGAATTCCAATACTACTGTACAACCCTTCACGCGAGAAAACTGTAGAACTTGGAAGAAAGCCCTTAAAAACTTGACCGGCTCCACCGATATGAACACGGCCAAGAACGACAGCAAATGAAATAGCCACGACGAGTACCAGCATGGCAACGGCGGCTTCGAATATACGAACACCTAGCATGGAACCTTCAGGACGCCAAGCGATTAGCACAAGTAATACATCCAAGATAGTAATAACAACACCGGCAACAAGAGgaattttcattaaaattttcaaagcaacCGCGGTACCAATGACCTCTGCAATGTCCGTAGCGACAATGGCAATTTCGGCCAAGATGTAAAAGGCTATGCAAACGTATTTATGGTACTGTTCTCGACAATTTCTTGCTAAATCGAATCCGGTTACAGAGCCCAAGCGGCAGCATAGGGACTGTAGGTAAACAGCAATTAGATTTGCTATGAAAACGATAAATAGAAGCTTATATTGAAACCGTGCACCAGCCTCCAAATCCGTAGAATAATTACCGGGATCTATATATGCAACGGCAATTAAAAATCCGGGTCCTATGAATTTGCAGTACTCTCGAATCTCGTAGCTACATTTTTTCCAGTACTTTGAAagtttggtttgtttttccGTCGAGTGCTCAAACGATCCTTCCTCGTCGGAAGGCAAATGCGTGGAACGATTATTGCTTGCAAAATCATAAGGTCTTGTAACAGTTAAAGATTCCAGCGACTTCATTTCTATCATATATTTCGAGTCGATAGAATCAGAAGACATGTAAATTATTCGACGGGAACGGTAACAGATTagacaacaaagaaaattcaagCTATTTGCAAATCAATTAATTCTTCAGTGTCCGTTTCCTCTTGGGTCCACAAATGTCAAGCAAAGTCCGTACAAAACGTCTAGCGGTTCAAAGCAAGGTAATTAGAAAATagtataaaagaaaatagtaGTATAAATCAAAACTAGTCAGTGTTCAGCTTTCCTTTCCGTTTTCTACAAAAGATTCCAAGGAATATTACATATGATCAAAGTAGTTAGCTAGCGAAAAAGTCCCTTCAGTCAGTCGTTGAAGTTGCAAGTACAATAATGTaaattgttcttttctatcCCCTTGTCTACTGTCAATTTCACTTCATTGACCTTCTTATGTTTTGGTGAGCAAAGGCCAACTCATTCACTGTTTATGAGCGTCACtgggaaaaaaaaacaacatagAGTGACAGTGTTACTTAGTTTCCGAGCGATCGCACGGTTCAGGTAGACGGATATGAGactaaaagaataaacaagaaaaactaaaattATAATGAAAGATCAAATATCATTATTCTATGGAACTGTTCTGATGGTCCTTTGGGGGCTAGCGTTCTTCAGAGTGAGCGAGTAGCACAGTATAAAAGATGGTTcgaaaggaagaaaaagtcattgaaaagaattcatttataagtggaagaaaaaactatAAAAGAATGTACATATGGgtttatttcaaaataagtttttataaattaaCCTCACGAACTTTGCAGCAAGTCCAGCGTTAAAGTTAACATCAAAAGTGAAAACCATAgatttagaaaaatcatttaCATGCGTATGGAAAAGACGGAACTTGTGTTTTTGCGTTGCTCAGCGAGCGACCCATAAAAGCTTAAGGAGCCCAAATAAGATAGACGGCAGTAGCAAGAATCAAAACTAAGGCAGTAATGATTGCAATGCGCATGTACATAATAGAACTATCGAAGCTGTATGAGATTTCTACAAACTGAGATGGAGTTCCGTCAATGGCATTAGTAGCCTCGAAAGT
This window harbors:
- the pdt1 gene encoding plasma membrane Nramp family manganese ion transmembrane transporter translates to MSSDSIDSKYMIEMKSLESLTVTRPYDFASNNRSTHLPSDEEGSFEHSTEKQTKLSKYWKKCSYEIREYCKFIGPGFLIAVAYIDPGNYSTDLEAGARFQYKLLFIVFIANLIAVYLQSLCCRLGSVTGFDLARNCREQYHKYVCIAFYILAEIAIVATDIAEVIGTAVALKILMKIPLVAGVVITILDVLLVLIAWRPEGSMLGVRIFEAAVAMLVLVVAISFAVVLGRVHIGGAGQVFKGFLPSSTVFSREGLYSSIGILGATVMPHSLFLGSGLVQTRLRDFDVRSGNYVATGDCSDYRPSIQTIRHSLTYSVVEVVLSLFTFALFTNSSILIVAGAVFYNTSNADTSDLFSIFDLLTKYVSLSCGKLFAVALLFSGMSAGYVCTIAGQMVSEGYINWNLRPWIRRTLTRSIAIIPCLVVAAAVGQSGLNKVLNASQVCLSILLPILTFPLVMFTCSRKVMSIYSEKVDEETGEIIRDVHDLSLGWPMTIFTWLIWMFLTALNLLLIIWLGMGISY